In Niveispirillum cyanobacteriorum, the following proteins share a genomic window:
- the polA gene encoding DNA polymerase I: MPTDSAPSTALPPADGTPLYLVDGSGFIFRAYHALPPLNRPDGTPVNAVMGFTNMLMRLLAELKADAVAIIFDSKRLNFRNEFYPDYKAHRPEPPEDLRPQFAIIREAVEAFNLPRIELEGYEADDLIATYARQARAQGRPVTIVSSDKDLMQLVDDGIRMLDPMKNKMIGPDEVFEKFGVAPDKVVDVQALAGDSVDNVPGVPGIGIKTAAQLITEYGSLEALLERAGEIKQAGRRQKLIENADLARISKRLVKLEENAPVPVPVEELKVREPDVNRLLSWLGVQGFRSIIAKVKAEIAADGTLADGAALHAAAGDGGEQQRRDLRAALDGRSYAPSAAPAVVRADAHIPRPDKVEHVLVDTEEALAAWVAEGLEAGVVAVDTETDGLTPMRASLVGISLSTRPGRACYIPVAHIDPSTPKEGAGGLDFGDGAPPPKQVPLTRALDILRPLLEHPGVLKVGHNIKFDLQMFAKHGVTVAPIDDTMLRSYVIGGGRHGHGMDELAQRHLGVTTISFDEVTRTGKSRITFDRVPLDKATAYAAEDADITLRLWHVLRHDVLADRMVTVYETIERPLVPVVARMEMEGVLVDRQVLKELSNDFAKRLVELEAEIHVLAGRTFNVGSPKQLGEILFDEMKLSGGKKSAKTGAWSTDSSVLEELADLGIPICQKVMDWRQFAKLKSTYTDTLGEQINPGTGRVHTSFALAATSTGRLSSTDPNLQNIPIRTEEGRKIRRAFVAAPGNRIMSVDYSQIELRIVAEMAGIPALQQAFRDGIDIHAMTASQVFNVPLDQMTSEIRRRAKAINFGIIYGISSFGLSRQLGIAAGEAGAFIKAYFERFPELQAYMEKTKAEAARDGYVRTLLGRKCWIQGIQEKGARKSYAERQAINAPIQGTAADIIKLAMIKLPGALADAGLNARMLLQVHDELLFEVPEAEVEATSALVRQVMEGAVDIGIPLVAEAGVGLSWAEAH; the protein is encoded by the coding sequence ATGCCGACCGACAGCGCCCCCAGCACCGCCCTTCCGCCGGCCGACGGCACGCCGCTTTATCTGGTGGATGGGTCGGGCTTCATCTTTCGGGCCTATCACGCGCTGCCGCCGCTGAACCGGCCCGACGGGACGCCGGTGAATGCCGTCATGGGCTTTACCAATATGCTGATGCGGCTGCTGGCAGAACTGAAGGCCGATGCGGTGGCCATCATCTTTGACAGCAAGCGCCTGAATTTCCGCAATGAATTCTATCCCGACTACAAGGCGCACCGGCCCGAGCCGCCGGAGGATCTGCGGCCCCAGTTCGCGATCATCCGCGAGGCGGTGGAGGCCTTCAACCTGCCGCGCATCGAGCTGGAAGGGTATGAGGCCGACGACCTGATCGCCACCTACGCCCGGCAGGCCCGTGCCCAGGGACGGCCCGTCACCATCGTGTCGTCGGACAAAGACCTGATGCAGCTTGTGGATGACGGCATCCGCATGCTGGACCCGATGAAGAACAAGATGATCGGGCCGGATGAGGTGTTTGAGAAGTTCGGCGTCGCCCCCGACAAGGTGGTGGATGTCCAGGCCCTGGCCGGCGACAGCGTCGATAATGTCCCTGGCGTGCCCGGTATCGGCATCAAGACAGCGGCCCAACTGATCACCGAGTACGGCTCTCTGGAGGCGCTGCTGGAGCGGGCGGGGGAGATCAAGCAGGCGGGCCGCCGGCAGAAGCTGATCGAAAATGCCGACCTTGCCCGCATCTCCAAGCGGCTGGTGAAGCTGGAAGAGAATGCGCCGGTGCCGGTGCCGGTGGAAGAGTTGAAGGTGCGGGAGCCGGATGTGAACCGGCTGCTGTCCTGGCTGGGTGTACAGGGGTTCCGGTCGATCATCGCCAAGGTGAAGGCCGAAATCGCCGCCGACGGCACCCTGGCCGATGGGGCCGCCCTTCATGCCGCCGCCGGGGACGGCGGTGAACAGCAGCGCCGCGACCTGCGCGCCGCCCTGGACGGCCGGTCCTATGCCCCCTCTGCCGCCCCTGCAGTGGTGCGGGCCGATGCGCATATTCCCCGTCCCGACAAGGTGGAGCATGTCCTTGTCGATACGGAGGAGGCGCTGGCCGCCTGGGTGGCAGAAGGTTTGGAAGCCGGTGTCGTTGCCGTCGATACGGAGACCGATGGCCTGACCCCGATGCGCGCCAGTCTGGTGGGCATCTCCCTGTCCACCCGTCCGGGCCGTGCCTGCTACATCCCCGTGGCCCATATCGATCCATCCACGCCCAAGGAAGGGGCGGGGGGACTGGATTTCGGCGATGGCGCGCCGCCGCCCAAACAGGTGCCGCTGACCCGCGCTCTGGACATCCTGAGGCCGCTGCTGGAACATCCGGGCGTGCTGAAGGTCGGGCACAATATTAAGTTTGACCTTCAGATGTTCGCCAAGCATGGCGTCACGGTCGCGCCCATCGACGACACGATGTTGCGCTCCTACGTCATTGGCGGTGGGCGGCATGGCCATGGCATGGACGAACTGGCGCAGCGCCATCTGGGCGTCACCACCATCTCCTTTGATGAGGTGACGAGGACTGGCAAGAGCCGCATCACCTTTGACCGTGTACCGCTGGATAAGGCCACGGCTTATGCGGCTGAGGATGCGGATATCACCCTGCGCCTCTGGCATGTGCTGCGCCATGACGTGCTGGCCGACCGGATGGTGACGGTTTACGAGACCATTGAGCGTCCCCTGGTGCCCGTGGTGGCGCGGATGGAGATGGAGGGCGTGCTGGTCGACAGGCAGGTCCTGAAGGAACTGTCCAACGATTTTGCCAAGCGGCTGGTGGAGCTGGAGGCAGAGATCCATGTCCTGGCCGGTCGCACCTTCAATGTCGGCAGCCCCAAGCAGCTGGGCGAGATTCTGTTCGACGAGATGAAGCTGTCGGGCGGCAAGAAATCCGCCAAGACCGGCGCCTGGTCCACCGACAGTTCGGTGCTGGAGGAACTGGCCGACCTGGGCATTCCCATCTGCCAGAAGGTCATGGACTGGCGGCAATTCGCCAAGCTGAAATCCACCTACACGGATACGCTGGGCGAACAGATCAATCCCGGTACGGGCCGTGTCCATACCAGCTTTGCCCTGGCCGCGACCTCTACCGGCCGCCTGTCCTCGACCGATCCCAACCTGCAGAACATTCCAATCCGCACGGAAGAGGGACGGAAAATCCGCCGCGCCTTCGTGGCCGCCCCCGGCAACCGCATTATGTCCGTGGATTACAGCCAAATCGAATTGCGCATCGTCGCGGAAATGGCGGGCATCCCGGCCCTGCAACAGGCCTTCCGCGATGGCATCGACATCCATGCCATGACGGCGAGCCAGGTGTTCAATGTGCCGCTGGATCAGATGACCTCGGAAATCCGTCGCCGGGCCAAGGCCATCAATTTCGGCATCATCTATGGCATTTCCAGCTTCGGCCTGTCACGGCAGTTGGGCATTGCCGCAGGCGAGGCCGGGGCCTTCATCAAGGCCTATTTCGAACGCTTCCCGGAGCTTCAGGCCTATATGGAAAAGACCAAGGCCGAGGCGGCACGAGACGGCTATGTCCGCACCCTGCTGGGCCGCAAATGCTGGATCCAGGGCATCCAGGAAAAGGGTGCACGCAAGTCCTATGCCGAGCGTCAGGCCATCAACGCCCCTATTCAGGGCACCGCCGCCGATATCATCAAGCTGGCCATGATCAAGCTGCCGGGGGCGCTGGCGGATGCCGGTCTGAACGCCCGCATGCTTTTGCAGGTGCATGACGAATTGCTGTTTGAGGTGCCGGAGGCGGAGGTGGAGGCGACATCCGCCCTGGTCCGCCAGGTGATGGAGGGGGCGGTGGATATCGGCATCCCCCTGGTCGCCGAAGCCGGCGTCGGCCTGTCCTGGGCCGAGGCACATTGA
- a CDS encoding aldo/keto reductase, with protein MTLRRLGRTDLMVPALCLGTMTWGRQNSPEEGFAQMDMALDRGLFFWDTAEMYSAPPIAATYGRTEEIIGDWFARTGRRNEVLLASKVVGDGSGMDYLRGGKARADRKNIVEAVEASLKRLRTDHIDLYQLHWPDRQADRFGRTVAHPAAQPGEVPIEETLSVFADLIKAGKIRHVGVSNETPWGTMRYVAAADHLGLPRIASIQNPYSLLNRTFEMGLSEVALREDVSMLAYSPLAAGTLTGKYLDGALPAGSRRTVDHRKSRYDLPRGDAATRDYLSIARDHGLDPAAMAIAFVVSRSFVTSTIIGATSMDHLKVAIDAGSLTLSAEVLAALDAVHAANPNPCP; from the coding sequence ATGACTCTTCGCCGCCTTGGCCGCACCGACCTGATGGTTCCCGCCCTCTGCCTGGGCACCATGACCTGGGGCCGGCAGAACAGCCCGGAGGAAGGCTTCGCCCAGATGGACATGGCGCTGGATCGCGGCCTGTTCTTCTGGGACACGGCGGAGATGTATTCCGCCCCGCCCATCGCCGCCACCTATGGCCGCACGGAAGAAATCATTGGCGACTGGTTCGCGCGCACGGGCCGCCGCAATGAGGTGCTGCTGGCCAGCAAGGTGGTGGGCGACGGGTCGGGAATGGATTATCTACGCGGTGGCAAGGCGCGGGCCGACCGGAAGAACATTGTGGAAGCGGTGGAGGCCAGCCTGAAGCGGCTGCGTACCGACCATATCGACCTGTATCAGTTGCACTGGCCTGACCGGCAGGCCGACCGCTTTGGCCGCACCGTGGCCCATCCGGCCGCCCAGCCGGGTGAGGTGCCGATTGAGGAGACGCTTTCCGTCTTCGCCGACCTGATCAAGGCCGGCAAAATCCGGCATGTCGGGGTATCGAACGAAACGCCCTGGGGCACCATGCGCTATGTCGCGGCGGCTGACCATCTGGGGCTGCCCCGCATTGCCAGCATCCAGAACCCCTATTCCCTGCTGAACCGGACCTTCGAGATGGGGCTGTCGGAGGTGGCGCTGCGCGAGGATGTGTCGATGCTGGCCTATTCGCCGCTGGCCGCCGGCACCCTGACGGGCAAGTATCTGGATGGCGCGCTGCCGGCGGGATCACGCCGGACCGTGGATCATCGCAAGTCGCGCTACGACCTGCCGCGCGGTGATGCAGCGACGCGCGACTATCTTTCCATTGCTCGCGACCATGGTCTGGACCCCGCCGCCATGGCCATCGCCTTTGTCGTCTCCCGCTCCTTCGTGACCAGCACGATCATCGGGGCCACCAGTATGGACCATCTGAAGGTCGCCATTGATGCCGGGTCACTGACCCTGTCGGCGGAGGTGCTGGCCGCCCTGGACGCCGTCCATGCCGCTAATCCCAACCCCTGCCCCTGA
- the thpR gene encoding RNA 2',3'-cyclic phosphodiesterase has translation MLRLFVGIPMPEAVVERLSSLAHGLPGARWVPPENYHLTLRFLGEIDEGTAHDVDEALDLVTGPSFPLTLSGLGSFGSGHKQHALWAGLVDSDPLLHLQAKVESALVRSGQPPEQRKYSPHVTLAYLTDTPPAKLANYMGANGLFQAGPFTVDRYCLYESVLGKSGATYHILQEYPLGGWGV, from the coding sequence ATGCTGCGTCTGTTCGTCGGGATACCGATGCCGGAGGCGGTGGTGGAACGGCTGTCCAGCCTGGCCCACGGCCTGCCCGGCGCCCGCTGGGTTCCGCCAGAGAATTATCACCTGACCCTGCGCTTCCTAGGGGAGATCGACGAGGGCACGGCCCATGACGTGGATGAGGCGCTGGACCTTGTCACCGGCCCGTCCTTTCCGCTGACCCTGTCAGGCCTGGGCAGTTTCGGCAGCGGGCACAAGCAGCATGCGCTTTGGGCCGGCTTGGTGGACAGCGATCCGTTGCTGCATCTTCAGGCCAAGGTCGAATCCGCCCTGGTCCGGTCGGGTCAGCCGCCGGAACAGCGCAAATACAGCCCACACGTGACGCTCGCCTATCTGACCGACACGCCGCCGGCCAAGCTGGCCAATTATATGGGGGCCAACGGTCTGTTCCAGGCGGGGCCGTTTACGGTGGACCGTTACTGCCTGTACGAAAGCGTGCTGGGCAAGTCCGGTGCGACCTACCACATCCTGCAGGAATACCCGCTAGGGGGATGGGGGGTGTGA
- a CDS encoding threonine aldolase family protein, protein MNFMSDNVTGAAPEILDAIVKANGGTAPSYGNDDWTKRLTQSLSDLFERDVAVFPVATGTAANALALAALTPPWGSIYCHAEAHIQADECGAPEMFTGGAKLVTLPGEHGKLTPSTLSAALDRVHKGFVHVVQPAALSLSQLTECGTAYSPAEVAALTAVARHHGLRVHMDGARFANAVASLGCSPADITWRAGVDVLSFGATKNGALGAEAVVFFDRELSENFGYRRKRAAHLFSKMRFLSAQLEAYVQGGLWLRLAGHANRMAMRLADGLSALPGAHLAHPVDGNEIFIALPEPVIAGLEAAGFGFYRWDGNVVRLVAAWNSDEAAVEALLTAARRLAG, encoded by the coding sequence ATGAATTTCATGTCCGACAATGTGACGGGGGCAGCACCGGAAATCCTGGATGCCATCGTCAAGGCAAATGGCGGCACCGCCCCGTCCTATGGCAATGATGACTGGACAAAGCGGCTGACGCAGTCTCTGTCGGACCTGTTCGAACGCGACGTCGCCGTCTTTCCCGTGGCCACCGGGACCGCTGCCAATGCACTGGCACTGGCGGCCCTGACCCCGCCCTGGGGCAGCATCTATTGCCATGCCGAAGCGCATATCCAGGCCGATGAATGCGGCGCTCCGGAGATGTTTACGGGCGGGGCCAAGCTGGTCACCCTTCCCGGCGAGCATGGCAAGCTGACGCCGTCCACCCTGTCAGCGGCACTGGACCGGGTGCATAAGGGCTTCGTGCATGTGGTGCAGCCGGCGGCCCTGTCGCTGAGCCAGCTCACCGAATGTGGCACGGCCTACAGCCCGGCCGAGGTCGCGGCGCTGACCGCCGTCGCCCGGCACCATGGTCTGCGGGTGCACATGGACGGGGCACGCTTTGCCAATGCCGTGGCGTCGCTGGGCTGTTCGCCTGCCGACATCACCTGGCGGGCCGGTGTGGATGTCCTGTCCTTCGGCGCCACCAAGAATGGGGCGCTGGGGGCGGAGGCGGTAGTGTTCTTTGACCGCGAACTGTCGGAGAATTTCGGTTATCGCCGCAAACGCGCCGCCCACCTGTTCTCCAAGATGCGGTTCCTGTCGGCACAGCTTGAAGCCTATGTGCAGGGCGGGCTGTGGCTGCGGCTGGCTGGCCATGCCAACCGCATGGCGATGCGGCTGGCCGACGGGCTGTCGGCCCTGCCCGGCGCGCATCTGGCCCACCCCGTGGACGGAAACGAGATATTCATCGCCCTGCCGGAACCGGTGATCGCGGGGCTGGAGGCGGCGGGCTTCGGCTTTTATCGCTGGGACGGCAACGTCGTCCGGCTGGTCGCCGCCTGGAACAGCGATGAAGCAGCCGTGGAAGCCCTGCTGACGGCGGCGCGGCGGTTGGCGGGGTGA
- a CDS encoding RluA family pseudouridine synthase — protein sequence MPARSANPQLKATGRTDIPPAGMELDLDDDLCDEEFLPAADDAPVQGAGPADHDTIIDGDRDGDRLDKALADLLAAAGLSRSRLRALIDQGHVSTGGQTIDDASRRVKAGQTFRVHVPASAPALPVPQDIPLVIIHEDEDLLVIDKPAGMVVHPAAGNPDGTLVNALLHHCGDRLSGIGGVRRPGIVHRLDKDTSGLMVVAKNDRAHQALSAQFADRSLSRTYQAVVWAVPNPRTGEINANIGRHPTDRKRMAVLDRGGKVAITRYSTLRALGPAAALIECKLLTGRTHQIRVHMTHVGHPLVGDPVYGRVRTGRTRGLSEGVKQALETFPRQALHAAAIEFIHPATGAKVRFETVLPDDFKGLIHALEVL from the coding sequence GTGCCTGCACGTTCGGCAAATCCCCAGTTGAAGGCCACCGGCCGGACGGATATCCCGCCCGCCGGCATGGAACTCGACCTGGATGACGATCTGTGCGACGAGGAATTCCTGCCCGCCGCTGATGATGCCCCTGTCCAAGGTGCCGGCCCCGCCGACCATGACACCATCATCGATGGCGACCGGGACGGGGACCGTCTGGACAAGGCGCTGGCGGATCTGCTGGCCGCTGCCGGCCTGTCGCGTTCCCGCCTGCGCGCCCTGATCGATCAGGGGCATGTCTCCACAGGTGGGCAGACCATAGACGACGCGTCCCGCCGGGTCAAAGCCGGCCAGACCTTCCGCGTGCATGTTCCGGCCAGCGCGCCGGCCTTGCCGGTGCCGCAGGATATCCCGCTTGTGATCATCCATGAGGATGAAGACTTGCTGGTCATCGACAAGCCGGCGGGCATGGTGGTGCATCCAGCGGCCGGCAATCCGGACGGCACGCTGGTCAATGCCCTGCTGCACCATTGCGGCGACCGGCTGTCGGGCATCGGCGGCGTGCGGCGGCCCGGCATCGTGCATCGGCTGGACAAGGATACAAGCGGTCTGATGGTGGTGGCTAAGAATGACCGCGCGCATCAGGCCCTGTCGGCGCAGTTTGCCGACCGGTCACTGTCGCGCACCTATCAGGCGGTGGTTTGGGCCGTGCCCAACCCGCGCACGGGTGAGATCAACGCTAATATCGGTCGCCACCCGACCGACCGCAAGCGCATGGCTGTGCTGGACCGGGGTGGCAAGGTCGCCATTACGCGCTACAGCACTCTGCGCGCGCTGGGCCCGGCTGCAGCCCTGATCGAATGCAAACTGCTGACGGGCCGTACGCATCAGATCCGGGTGCACATGACCCATGTGGGCCATCCGCTGGTCGGCGACCCCGTCTATGGCCGCGTCCGCACGGGCCGCACGCGCGGTCTGTCGGAAGGGGTCAAACAGGCGCTGGAGACGTTCCCGCGTCAGGCCCTGCATGCCGCTGCCATCGAGTTCATCCATCCGGCCACGGGCGCCAAGGTGCGCTTTGAAACTGTGTTGCCGGATGATTTCAAGGGCTTAATTCATGCGTTGGAGGTGCTATAA
- the rpoH gene encoding RNA polymerase sigma factor RpoH, translating into MTASVPAIPVVSSESSLSRYLQEIRKFPMLEPGEEYMLAKSWREHEDTKAAHRLVTSHLRLVAKIAMGYRGYGLPVSELISEGNVGMMQAVKRFEPDRGFRLATYAMWWIRAAIQEYILHSWSLVKMGTTAAQKKLFFNLRKLKGQMQAIDDGDLPADVVTKIATTLDVPEADVVSMNQRLAAGDHSLNAPLRVDGEGEWQDWLVDESESQEIRLGDQQELGKRKALLAGAMKGLNERERHILIERRLREEPTTLEDLSQHYGISRERVRQIEVRAFEKLQKAIKTAAIQQQLA; encoded by the coding sequence ATGACCGCTTCTGTTCCCGCCATTCCGGTCGTCAGCTCGGAAAGCAGCCTCAGCCGCTATCTCCAGGAAATCCGCAAGTTCCCCATGCTGGAACCTGGTGAGGAGTATATGCTGGCTAAGAGCTGGCGCGAGCATGAGGATACCAAGGCCGCCCATCGTCTGGTGACCAGCCATCTGCGCCTTGTGGCGAAGATTGCCATGGGCTATCGCGGTTACGGCCTGCCCGTATCGGAGCTGATCTCCGAAGGCAATGTCGGCATGATGCAGGCCGTCAAGCGGTTTGAGCCTGACCGTGGCTTCCGTCTCGCCACCTACGCCATGTGGTGGATCAGGGCCGCTATCCAGGAATATATCCTGCACAGCTGGTCGCTGGTGAAGATGGGCACCACGGCGGCGCAGAAGAAGCTGTTCTTCAATCTGCGCAAGCTGAAGGGCCAGATGCAGGCCATCGATGATGGCGATCTGCCGGCCGACGTGGTGACCAAGATTGCCACTACGCTGGACGTGCCGGAAGCCGACGTCGTCTCCATGAATCAGCGTCTGGCCGCCGGTGACCATTCCCTGAATGCGCCGCTGCGCGTGGATGGGGAAGGCGAGTGGCAGGACTGGTTGGTGGATGAAAGCGAAAGCCAGGAAATCCGCCTGGGCGACCAGCAGGAACTGGGCAAGCGCAAGGCCCTGCTGGCCGGTGCGATGAAGGGTTTGAACGAGCGCGAGCGCCACATCCTGATCGAACGCCGCCTGCGCGAAGAGCCGACGACCCTGGAGGACCTGTCGCAGCATTACGGCATCAGCCGTGAGCGTGTGCGCCAGATCGAGGTTCGGGCCTTTGAGAAGCTTCAGAAGGCCATCAAGACCGCCGCGATCCAGCAGCAACTGGCCTGA
- a CDS encoding sensor histidine kinase — MLKFAEFADRAMEQDFRQHMLEAEAKGLRRNLLALAIFYLMAASLDFVYFSLETVLTVMMPLRGIVYVLIIATMLVPVKTKFVGLRYGLVLLTMTYIWAITSAGALLIHRGGQVGLTVSFFVMIVVLMNYLFLPTRVIYMIPWGVAASGLYIGLFMPASGATASQMSTATVMQSLANIFGAFTAYQLSTLRRMEFQRLRALQAEQARLKEANTELLRREAIIANQRDELAHKVSELEEAQQQLGETRNSLTQAEKLASLGRLVAGVAHELNTPIGIALTAITHLEDVVTSLDKAVAAGKLTRSQLTEHQGTLRDSAHLVHTNIGRAAELVQSFKRVAVDQASEERRDFLLGAYIDEVLQSLAPRLRGEPHRVLVECPTGIHMDSYPGALFQVLTNLIINALIHAFGPDRQGTMKITVRELPDDQVELRFQDDGKGVPASNMDRLFEPFFTTNRARGGSGLGLHIVFNLVTQSLQGVISVSSAEGRGTCFTLTLPRHLPREEVVALERAAG; from the coding sequence ATGCTGAAATTTGCGGAGTTCGCCGATAGGGCGATGGAGCAGGATTTCCGCCAGCACATGCTGGAGGCGGAAGCCAAGGGCCTGCGGCGCAATCTCCTGGCCCTGGCCATCTTTTACCTGATGGCCGCCTCACTGGACTTTGTCTACTTCAGCCTTGAGACGGTCCTGACCGTCATGATGCCGCTGCGCGGTATCGTCTATGTGTTGATCATCGCCACCATGCTGGTGCCGGTGAAGACAAAGTTCGTGGGCCTGCGCTATGGCCTGGTGCTGCTGACGATGACCTACATATGGGCAATCACCTCAGCGGGGGCGCTTCTGATCCATCGCGGGGGGCAGGTTGGCCTGACGGTCAGCTTCTTTGTGATGATCGTCGTCCTGATGAACTATCTGTTCCTGCCGACACGGGTGATCTACATGATCCCCTGGGGTGTGGCAGCCAGCGGCCTTTATATCGGCCTGTTCATGCCGGCATCGGGCGCCACCGCGTCACAGATGAGCACCGCAACGGTCATGCAGTCGCTGGCCAATATCTTCGGCGCCTTCACGGCCTATCAGCTGTCAACCTTGCGCCGCATGGAGTTTCAACGCCTGCGCGCCTTGCAGGCCGAACAGGCCCGTCTGAAGGAAGCCAATACCGAGCTGCTTCGCCGCGAAGCCATCATCGCCAACCAGCGCGACGAACTGGCCCACAAGGTCTCGGAACTGGAAGAGGCGCAGCAACAGTTGGGCGAAACCCGCAACAGTCTGACCCAGGCAGAGAAACTGGCCAGCTTGGGTCGGCTGGTCGCCGGGGTGGCGCATGAGTTGAACACGCCTATCGGCATCGCCCTGACCGCGATCACCCATCTGGAGGATGTCGTCACCTCCCTGGACAAGGCGGTGGCCGCCGGCAAGCTGACCCGCAGCCAGTTGACGGAGCATCAAGGCACGCTGCGCGACAGTGCCCATCTGGTCCACACCAATATCGGTCGCGCCGCTGAACTGGTGCAAAGTTTCAAACGGGTGGCCGTGGATCAGGCCAGTGAGGAGCGGCGCGATTTCCTGCTGGGCGCCTATATTGACGAGGTGCTGCAAAGCCTTGCGCCACGGCTGCGTGGGGAACCGCACCGTGTCCTGGTCGAATGCCCCACCGGCATCCATATGGACAGCTATCCCGGTGCCCTGTTCCAGGTGCTGACCAACCTGATCATCAACGCCCTGATTCACGCCTTCGGCCCGGACCGCCAGGGCACCATGAAGATCACGGTACGCGAGCTGCCCGATGATCAGGTGGAGTTGCGGTTCCAGGATGACGGCAAGGGCGTGCCTGCATCCAACATGGACCGGCTGTTCGAACCCTTCTTCACCACCAACCGCGCCCGGGGCGGTTCCGGCCTGGGCCTGCACATCGTGTTCAATCTGGTGACGCAATCACTGCAAGGCGTGATCAGCGTCAGTTCCGCTGAAGGCCGGGGAACCTGCTTCACCCTGACCCTTCCCCGCCACCTGCCCCGCGAAGAGGTGGTGGCGCTGGAAAGGGCGGCGGGGTGA
- a CDS encoding glutamate--cysteine ligase: MSAPPTSRGEPITDRRQLVEYLEKGSKPASDWRIGTEHEKFVFRGPDHAPVPYAGPGGIGEILGEFQRRFGWEPVREGDNIIALTKGMANISLEPGGQFELSGAPLVSIHQTCGEVGEHLAEVRAIGQDLGFGMLGMGFNPKWKRSDIPWMPKGRYKIMGSYMPKVGTLGLDMMTRTCTVQVNLDFASEADMVKKFRVSLALQPIATALFAASPFTEGKPNGFQSYRSHIWTDTDKDRTGDLPFVFEDGFGFERYVDYALDVPMYFAYRDGQYLDASGLSFRDFLDGKLSILPGELPLMTDWSDHMTTMFPEVRLKKYLEMRGADAGPWGRLCALPALWVGLLYDTSALDAAWDLVKGWTQEDRATLRRDVPRLGLSTPFQGGTVQDVARRVVDIAREGLRSRARTAGMGDDETHFIEPLIAIAESGRSLSTEMLEKYQGAWGGNIDPIYKEYAY, from the coding sequence ATGTCCGCACCTCCGACGTCGCGCGGCGAACCGATCACCGACCGCCGGCAACTGGTCGAGTATCTGGAAAAAGGGTCAAAGCCGGCCAGCGATTGGCGCATCGGCACCGAGCATGAGAAGTTTGTTTTCCGTGGCCCCGACCACGCCCCCGTGCCCTATGCCGGCCCTGGTGGAATCGGTGAAATTCTGGGCGAGTTCCAGCGTCGATTCGGCTGGGAGCCCGTGCGCGAGGGCGATAACATCATAGCCCTGACCAAGGGCATGGCCAATATCAGCCTGGAACCGGGCGGGCAATTCGAACTGTCCGGCGCGCCGCTGGTCAGCATCCACCAGACCTGTGGTGAGGTTGGAGAGCATCTGGCAGAGGTCCGGGCCATCGGCCAGGATCTGGGCTTCGGCATGCTGGGCATGGGCTTCAACCCGAAATGGAAGCGGTCGGACATCCCCTGGATGCCCAAGGGTCGGTACAAGATCATGGGTTCCTACATGCCCAAGGTCGGCACGCTGGGCCTGGATATGATGACCCGGACCTGTACCGTACAGGTGAACCTGGACTTCGCGTCGGAAGCCGACATGGTGAAGAAGTTCCGGGTGTCGCTGGCCCTGCAGCCCATCGCCACGGCCCTGTTCGCGGCCAGTCCCTTTACGGAAGGAAAGCCCAACGGGTTCCAGAGCTACCGTTCTCATATCTGGACCGACACGGACAAGGACCGCACCGGCGACCTGCCCTTCGTGTTCGAGGATGGGTTCGGATTCGAGCGCTATGTCGATTACGCGCTCGATGTGCCGATGTATTTCGCCTATCGCGACGGCCAGTATCTGGATGCCTCGGGCCTGTCCTTCCGTGACTTCCTGGATGGCAAGCTGTCGATCCTGCCGGGCGAGTTGCCGCTGATGACCGATTGGTCGGATCATATGACGACCATGTTCCCGGAAGTGCGCCTGAAGAAGTATCTGGAAATGCGTGGGGCCGATGCCGGCCCCTGGGGCCGTCTCTGCGCCCTGCCCGCGCTTTGGGTTGGCTTGCTCTATGACACCAGTGCGCTGGATGCCGCCTGGGATCTGGTGAAGGGCTGGACCCAGGAAGACCGCGCCACCTTGCGCCGCGATGTGCCGCGTCTGGGTCTGTCCACGCCATTCCAGGGCGGAACGGTGCAGGATGTGGCCCGCCGCGTCGTCGATATCGCCCGCGAAGGTCTGCGCAGCCGGGCCCGTACCGCCGGCATGGGCGATGATGAAACCCACTTCATCGAACCGCTGATCGCCATTGCGGAGTCGGGCCGGTCCCTCTCGACCGAGATGCTGGAGAAGTACCAGGGCGCCTGGGGTGGGAACATTGATCCCATCTATAAGGAATATGCCTATTGA